In Acinetobacter wanghuae, the sequence ATTGATAAGCACGTCTGAGATCTCGGATCAAATTAAATTGGAAAGTGGTTAAAGTACCAGAGTGTTCTAATGCACTGAGCTGTTGAATGAAATCCTCAAGGCTGATCTGGGCCTGTGGCAATTGCTCCCATAACCATAAATATAACTTGTCATATTTAGAGAGCTTTTTACCTTGTTCGGATTTAAACAAGGCTTGTGAAGCCAAACGAAAGCGTGTCACTAAGATGAGGATCGTAGCTTTATGTTCATCTGAGGCATAAGCAATATGATGCAAGGCGATTAAAGCATGCATGGTATTGACCGCCCATTGATAAGCAATATGATCAGTTTTTAGATGTCTTAATGTATATAAATAACTGCTGATCGGGGCTTGAGTCAGATGAGGTGCACGATAAGGCAGATGCACCTCTAAATTTTCCAATGAGATCGTTTGACGATCTGTATATGCCAAAAGATCTACGTTTAAATCTTCAATCGAAGGTGTTTGGCAAAGAAAATGTGCACCCATATATCGAAAGGTTTCCAATACATCTTCTGCAACCAATAATGATCTCATTTTTAATCGCATCATCTCACTCATGTTCAGCCCTCCAAAACATGGCTGAATCGAGATGCTCATATTTCAATGCTTCGCATTTGGCTTGCAGCGCAGACCACTTCAATTTAAATGCTTGATCAATATGCGATTGACGATAATTTAATTGGTTGCGTGTACAACCAAGAAACTGTGCCAACAGGTGTATCGACATGCTGGTATGCGGTTTGTCGTATAGACGACAGTTCTGATCATAAATAAAAGTTTTACTCAGATGTTGATTCAGCAAAGACAATAATCTGTTGGGATAGATCTGATTGATCTCAATTTTAGAATGCAACAACATCGAAATAAATGCTTGTGTCATTTGAAAATGGAGCGCTTCGACGCTCAATTTTTCACTTTGATTGCCTATTTTCTTTTGTACAGCGTGAAATAATTTGAGTTGTGGATGGATCCCAAATAGGGAGGGCATTGCATGATGAACTTCATGAACACAGAGCTGAATCCCCTTGTTGATTTTGGTAATAGCAAGGGCTTTTTCCTTAGACAACTGCTGCACTTGGTCTGAAGCTGATTTTTTTGTTTTCATCGTTGTTTTATTCTTTTTATTCGATAGCTCAATGGTAAAGCTAAAATAAATGCTTTGACTGCTTGATCAAAAACTTGGGAATAAGGTGGCAGGTTTTTGTTGAAAAGTGGGTGCTTTTATCATGGTATGAGCACAGATTGCTTATGATCGAAAGACTTTAATTTAATGAAATATATGAATTTGAATCATCTAGAATCTGATGGGTTTTCAGCCATATTGTATTTTTATAAATGATTAGAGATGGTAAGCAAGTCATCACATCAAAATATATACATGAAGAAGAAACGTAGAAGGATAAAAATAATGAAAGTTCAGATCGTTTATTTGCTATTAGCGGCGACGTTATTGAGTGGTTCTGCAGCCATCTCTGCAAAGACCATACAAGAGCCTTTTATCCCAGCGATAGCAGGACTGCAAAGTAAAGCAATGCTATTAGGCTTTGCTAAAAACCAATACGATTTAGGGATGGCATATTATGATGAGACTAAAATTCCAAGAAATACAGCGAAGGCGATTGAATGGCTCACCCTTGCTAGTGAAAAAAATTATGCTCCTGCCAAAGTGACACTGGCGAAAATGCTTTTAACTGGCGATGGTGTAAAACCGAATCAGGCATTAGCGATGCAACTGCTGCAACAAGCAGTTGGGCAAGGGGATGAACAAGCCAAACAAATATTAAAGAACATAGCTAATGTTTCGGCAGCTTCTCAACAGTATTCAGCGGTTGATCAGACTTTATTGTGTAAGGGCTGGCATACCCAAAATATGACAATTCCTTTCTTTTTAGAGCAACTGTCTCGAGATGACGTTGAAGGGAAAGCACATAAGAATATAGAAACACAGCTAAAGCAAAATTATATACAGCAAGATGTTTATAAATACTATCCAGAATATAAAGATGCTGAAGGTGACATACCTTATATACAAATATTTTTGCCTAAAAATGTGAATACGTCATTATTTAATAAAATTGAGTTAACCAATCATTATGGCTATGGCTTTAATTTTGAAGGAACCATTAGACCGAGTGAAAGTATTGAGAAGTTGAAAAAACTTATCGAAGATCGAGATAAAATTCAGTTAAAGCAACTTAATGCTGAACAATTCAATCGTGATTTAAGACAGATGAACTTATTTCATTCACGACAAAATTATGACGCTGCAGGGAAAATAACAGAAAAATTAACAGCGCAATTCCAAAACTCTTATCTTATACACAAGGATAACCTGCAATCACTATATTTTGCTTCCAAACCTCGTGATGCAGATAATTACTTTTGGGAGTTTATCTATTTAACCAAGCTGAAAAATGGCAATGTACAAATGATTTGCGGTGTTACTTCGTAATTCAGATGACTCACCTCAAGATGATTTGTTGTTAGCAGAAATCGATGCCAGTGAAACCAGAAGGTTTTTGTTGAATAAATACCGAATTTTAGATGGGGATATTGAATGTTCGAATATCAGTTATTGTATAAGATTTTGAAATATATGAATGTTTAATAATGAAAATCTGTAAGGTTTTCACTTGTTTTGTATTATCTCCAGGGGAGACGCTAAAAGTTGTTAATCATGCTCATAAATTAAATAGTGATAGTCCATTCCAATATTATGTGGGAACGTATCGTAGTAATATTTTCTCAGTAGGACTTAAACGCGGTGATACTTATGGAGAGTGGGCAGAATTAGGAGCCATAAGGGGAGGTATATTCCCATTGTTGTATACCACTCAGCCACAGGCATTAAATGGTATTAAACGTGGTACAAATGGTTTGGTGGAACAAGAGATTGAGTTTTCTGGAAGTGATATTCAAGGTAAAAAAGTATTTGCCAAGATTATTACTCCTGATACGATAGAAATTGGACTATCTAGCACTATCGATACTGTGGAACACCAAGTAACGCATTGTCGGACTGTTCAACTAAAAAATTGATTTTTTGAATAAAGAGCGGGTCTTGATTTGATTCAATGCCCCGCCGAAATTTTCATAAATTCTTACAAAAAAAGCCTCTTTTTTTTGTATAATGTTTTGTATAAATAATATTTAAATCTTATATAAGTGTTTGAATTTAAATAAATATATTTATTAATGGAATTGGATATACCTACCAAGATATGTTGATTCATCAACACTAAAAAGCCCACTGAAAAAGTGGGCTTTTTTTATGGTTAATATTCTTTTAAGTGGCTATGTATAGCTCATTAAACTTTAGTCGAATAACGGAATCATAAAATCAGCAATCCGTAATGTCTAAAGCAATTTTTTAGCCATGATTTGAAAGTTAATCTTAAGAATTTTTTATAAAAATAATTTAAATTTTGACTTATAGTTAAAGTGTAGCTTGATTAACTTTTAAATAATAATAAGTTATTGAATATTATTATTTTATTTGATTTTTAATATTATCTACTTAGAGCTTTTATCAATGATTTTCCGTGGGTTATTAAGAAGAATTTTCTTGTTTAAAAAATATTCTTTTAAATCTATGCTGAAATCATTCTATTTGTCTTTTTCATATAAAAAAATGATACAACAAAGCTGCTGTTTAGTACTCAGTTGTGCTCAGAAAATAGCGTATAATACGCGAAAGAATTGTGAAGCATCTCGATCATAAAGTTCTTTAACGACTTCAATACTTAAGTGAATTTTCATGTTTCATTGAAGCATCTTGTGAATAGGATTGGCATCATTGAGTCAATTATTTTGTATGATTTTTCATCAAATTCACAAGCTGAAATCATATTTCGTTGACGGAAATATGTGAAGCAACGATACTCACAATGTTTTTATTTAAGCAAATGGTTCATTGGGGCGGAGCATTTATTCGCTTCTCAAAAACTCTATACAATGCAAGGGGCTATATATGGCTGGTGGAAAGTCAACAATCATTTACACACTGACCGACGAGGCGCCATTGTTGGCGACTTACTCGCTACTGCCGATTATTGAGACCTTTACTAAGCCGGCTGGCGTTGAGATTGTTAAAAGTGACATCTCTGTTGCTATTCGCGTGCTTTCAGAATTCTCAGATTGCTTAACTGAAGCACAAAAGGTTCCTGATAACCTTGCTGAGCTTGGTCGTCTTACACAAGACCCAGACACTAATATTATTAAACTCCCAAATATCAGTGCATCTGTTGGTCAATTGACAGCGTGTATTAAAGAACTTCAGTCTAAAGGCTATGCACTTCCAGACTATCCTGAAAATCCAACGACTGAAGAAGAAAAATCAATCAAGACTCGCTATAGCAAATGTCTTGGTTCTGCTGTAAACCCAGTATTACGTGAAGGTAACTCAGACCGTCGTGCACCAGCAGCAGTTAAAAACTATGTGAAAAAACACCCACACTCAATGACTGAGTGGAAGCAATGGTCACAAACTCACGTGTCACACATGGATGAAGGCGACTTCTACCATGGTGAAAAATCAATGACGCTTGACCGTGCTCGCAATGTAAAAATGGAACTTATCACAAATAGTGGTAAAACTATTGTTCTTAAAGAAAAAGTTGCGCTTAAAGACGGCGAAATCATTGATTCAATGTTCATGAGCAAGAAAGCACTTTGCGACTTCTACGAAAAAGAATTAGATGATTGTAAAGAAGCAGGCATTTTGTTCTCTTTACACGTAAAAGCAACCATGATGAAAGTGTCACATCCGATCGTGTTCGGTCACTGTGTCCGCATCTACTATAAAGAAGCGTTTGAAAAACACGCGAAATTGTTTGAAGAACTTGGCATTAACGTGAATAACGGTATGGCAGGTCTTTACGAAAAAATCGAGACTTTACCAACGTCTCAACGTGAAGAAATCATCCGTGATTTACACGCATGCCAAGAACACCGTCCTGCTTTAGCGATGGTTGACTCTGCAAAAGGTATTACTAATTTCCATTCACCAAATGACGTGATTGTAGATGCATCTATGCCTGCAATGATTCGTGGTGGCGGTAAAATGTGGGGTGCTGACGGCAAACCTTACGACTGTAAAGCAGTCATGCCTGAATCTACATTTGCGCGTATTTACCAAGAAATGATCAATTTCTGTAAATGGAATGGTAATTTCGATCCACAAACCATGGGTACTGTACCGAACGTTGGTTTGATGGCGCAAAAAGCGGAAGAATACGGTTCACACGACAAAACCTTTGAAATTTCTGAAGCGGGTATTGCCAACATCACTGACCTTGAAACAGGTGAAGTGTTGATGTCACAAAACGTGGAAGAAGGCGATATCTGGCGTATGTGTCAGGTGAAAGATGCTCCGATCCGTGACTGGGTAAAACTTGCGGTAACTCGCGCACGTAACTCTGGCATGCCGGCAATCTTCTGGTTAGACCCGTACCGTCCACACGAAAATGAATTGATCAAGAAAGTTGAAAAATACTTGAAAGATCATGACACTGAAGGTCTAGATATCCAAATCATGTCACAAGTACGTGCAATGCGTTATACGCTTGAACGTGTTGCGCGTGGTCTAGATACCATCTCTGTGACTGGTAACATCTTACGTGACTACTTAACAGACTTGTTCCCAATTATGGAATTGGGTACTTCTGCGAAAATGTTGTCGATCGTTCCGTTAATGGCGGGCGGTGGTATGTACGAAACTGGCGCAGGCGGTTCTGCACCTAAACACGTACAACAGCTTGTAGAAGAAAACCACTTACGTTGGGATTCTCTTGGTGAGTTCATGGCACTAGCGGTATCGTTAGAAGAAATGGGCATCAAAGAAAACAACGAACGTACGAAGCTACTTGCGAAAACACTGGATCAAGCAACAGGTAAACTTCTTGATAACGACAAGTCTCCATCACGTCGTACAGGTGAGCTTGATAACCGTGGCAGTCACTTCTACCTTGCAAAATTCTGGGCAGAAGAGCTTGCAAACCAAGATCAAGATGCTGAGTTGAAAGCGAAGTTTGCACCACTTGCAAAAACACTTGCTGAAAATGAAGACAAGATCGTTGCTGAGCTTGCTGAAGTTCAAGGCAAACCTGTTGATATCGGTGGTTATTACGCTGTAGATCAAGAGAAAGTAAATGCAGTAATGCGTCCAAGCGCAACATTGAACGCAGCGCTTGCTTCTGTACAATAAATCTAAAAACAAATTTTGCCTAAATAGGTAGAAAATGTGAAAAAAAGCCGGTGCTTCTGCATCGGCTTTTTTTATGGATTTTTAAATTTCATGAAATTTTATAAGAAAAATAATGCTTTAGAAATTATATAAAATCGCTTAAAAATGATGCATTTTGCTATTCAATTGTGAAGCATGGCTTGTTAATGTCTTGCCTCATTTATCGTTGCGCTATGCCACGAAATATCAGAAATACCTAGGGAAAGATGATTTAACCATGAAGAAACATTCATTGGGATTTAAGCAACCGGTTTTGGTCAGCATGTTGATGGCAGCCTACTCAAATTCAACGTATGCACAGGATTTTGAACAGCATCCAAGTCATGCGCAAAATATTCAGTTAGCACCACTCTTGATTACAGTGGATGCTGAAAGTAATGAAGATGCATCCACTCAAAAATTACAACGTGTTGCCGGTGCAACCAATATGATTTCGTCTCAAGACATTAAGCAAAATAGGCTTGCAAACACAGAAGATATTTTAAAATTACAGCCCGGGATTTATGCCAAATCTGCAGGCAACGAGGGTGTTAAGGTGTCGATTCGTGGTTCAGGGATTAACCGTGCACCGGGTGCACATGCATCGGGTGTATTTGTACTATTAGATGACATTCCATTTACGGGACCCGGCGGCACACCGTATGAGCTACTCGAGCCGCTTTGGTTAAGTCGTGCTGAGGTTTATCGTGGGGCAAATGGTTTTGATGTAGGTGCATTGGCATTGGGTGGTGCAATTAACTATCAAACACATACAGGTTTAGATGCTAAAAAACTTCAGTTACGCACGGAGATCGGCGGTCATGGCTACCAAAGATATGCCTTAAGCTCAGGGCAGCAAATAGATGACTTAGATTATTATATCTCACTCAATACATCACGTTATGATGGATATCAAAATCATGCAGCAGGCGATAGTCAGGGGGTTGCTGCAAATGTAGGCTATCAAATCAGCCCAGAAATCGAAACACGCTTTTATTTACGTTATAGAGAAACGGAACATCAAACACCCGGTCGTTTAACTAAAGATCAAATTGAAAATGCCCCACAGAGTGCCAATCCAAATAACTTAGAATGGGATGCTAAACGTATTCAACCGGGGAGTACGTGGTTTGCCAATAAAACCACTTTTAAGCTAAAAGATGATGCTGAATTGGTGGCAAGTTTGGCGTATCACAACTATCCCATGGATTTACAAGAAAGCCCATATCGTGTTGATGTGACCTATTCAGATGTAACGGCAAGTTTAAATTATAAAAAACCTCATGTATTATTTGATCGAGAGAGTATTTTCAAAATTTTACTCAGAAGTACCACACATCGACCTGATACGGGCGTAATCGAGTCTTTACGGTCTGACCTGAATGGTTTTGAGGCAGGCACTGTAACTCGTAAATTTACCTATCGTGGCTCAGATAATGTCTTACAGTTCAGTCATGATTTAGCATTAACGCAAGATCTGCATTTACAAACGGGATTAGCTGCTATTTATACGCATAGGGAAAGTGAGGTTTACTATCCATATACAGGTGAGAAATTAAGTGAATATGATTGGAATTTTGCACCACGTTTAGGGCTACTTTATGCACTAACTCCAACGCTACAGCTTTATAGTAATGTAAGTAGAAGTATTGAGCCTGCCCATCCTTGGTCAATGATTTGGGGCTCAAACCAATATTTCCCAGATAATAGTGGTGCTGCTACAGATCGACAACGCGCACCGATTCATTTAGATACCCAAACAGCACAAACGGTTGAATTTGGTGGGCGTGGTGAAAGTAGATTTGGGCAGTGGGATCTTAGTTATTATTATGCAAAAGTTAAAAATGAACTCCTAAATGTGGAAATTTCACAGGAACCATCATCGGTGATTGCAGAGTCGAATGCCTCCGATACCATCCATCAAGGCGTAGAGTTCGGCTTAATCAGTCCATTATTTTCGTCTGAACAATGGGGTGATTTATCATTCAGACAAGCATATACCTATAGCGATTTTCATTATAAAAATGATCCAATTTTTGGCAAGAATCAATTGGCTGGCTTGCCTAAACATCTTTACCAAGCACAGTTGAAATTTGATTTTCCTCAAGGCTTTTATGCAGCTATCGATGCCGAATATCGTTCAGAACTTCCCGTCGATTACGCTAACTCCTTTAAGGCAGATGCTTACACGCTTTGGGGCGCAAGTTTGGGCTATCAAGCTGCGGATCAGCAATGGAATGCATGGCTCGATTTTAAAAATCTGAGCAATACCCGCTATGCGGCAACAGTAACCCCAGGTTATGATGATGCAGGCAAAGATATTGCACGATCGACCTCAGGTGAAAGTTTTTCAACCTATGCGGGTATTACATTTAACTTCTAACATCATTTAAATGTATTTTGCTGCTTCATATGACTGGATCTTGGAATAAAAAAAGAGAAGCACGGGCTTCTCTTTTTTTTGCTCTAATCTTGGTTTTATTCTGCTTCTAAAACTTCAAAATCATGGCTAATTTCGACACCACCATCCATCAGCATTTTACTTGCAGAGCAATATTTTTCAGCTGAAAGTTCCACGGCTTTTGCCACTTGTTTTTCTTTCACCGCTTTACCTGTGATCACAAAATGGAGATGGATTTTGGTAAATACCGCAGGAATGGTATCGGCACGTTCTGCTTTTAGTTCACAACGTACGTCGGTAATCTCTTGACGCGCTTTTTTTAATATGGTGACAATGTCAAAAGACGCACAACCGCCAAGACCAGTCAAAAGGAGTTCCATTGGACGTGGACCACGGTTTTCACCGCCGTATTCAGGTGAACCATCCATGATAACACTATGACCGCTTTGAGTTTTTGCCTCGAAAGCAACATTCTCTAGCCAATGAACACTTGTTTGCATTGCAACTACCTAAAAAAAGCTATAAATTTACGAAAGTACCTGTACACTAACATAAATTGAGTTGATAAGGAATTTCATCTCTAACAAGTGATACGTTCACTTTAGGTCTTGTGCGATCTATAAATTATCCATATTCGGAACTGTTAGCATGACATCAAATTTTTCACAACTAAGCACAGATGCACTTTCTCCGGGGCAACTTCCTGATTCGGTTAAAGCATTATTAAAACGTGCGTATATTAATCGTTATCCTAAACGTACAACTATTATCGATGCAGGGTCAGAGTCTAAATCTCTGTATTTAATTCTGAAGGGGTCTGTATCTATTATTCTTCGTGAAGACGACGAACGTGAAATTGTCGTTGCTTATTTGAATGCGGGTGACTTCTTTGGGGAAATGGGGTTATTCGAGTCAAATCCGCAACGTACAGCAGAAGTTCGAACCCGTGATGTCTGTGAAATTGCAGAAATCACTTACGAGAACTTCCACGAACTGAGCAAGCAATATCCTGATTTAAGTTATGCAGTATTTGCTCAGTTAGTCCGTCGTTTAAAAAATACCACACGTAAAGTCACGGATCTTGCATTTATTGATGTATCAGGTCGTATTGCACGTTGTTTAATTGACCTATCAGCGCAACCAGAAGCGATGATTCTGCCAAATGGACGCCAAATCCGTATTACCCGTCAAGAGATTGGTCGTATTGTGGGGTGTTCGCGTGAAATGGTCGGTCGTGTGTTAAAAACGCTTGAAGAGCAAGGCATGATTGAAACAGATGGTAAAGCCATTTTGATTTTTGATGTGTCACTAGAGCCAGCAGATGCAGCGACTGATGAGCTAGATGACGAATAATTTTAGCGATTAAAATGAAAAGCAAATCTTCGGGTTTGCTTTTTTTTCATCAATTTTCACTCAAAGCTTGGCAGAAAAGATGATTTTGGATCGTCGCTAAAATCGGCTAGGCTAGGGCATTACGCGATATTTAATACTGACTCAGATAAAGGACATGCAATGCAATTTAAACCATTGGCAGACTCAGGGATTTTAGTTCCAGAAATTTGTTTAGGCACCATGACATTTGGTGAACAAAACACCCAACAGCAAGCCTTTGAACAACTCGACTATGCCTTAGATCAAGGTTTAAATTTTTGGGATACGGCAGAAATGTATCCTGTACCACCAAAGCCTGAAACACAAGGTTCAACCGAACAGATCATCGGGAATTGGATTGCAGCACGTGGTGGACGTGACAAACTCATTTTAGCTACGAAAATTGCAGGACCTTCTCAAGGCGGAAGTCACATTCGTGATGGTCAAACCAAGTTTATTGCCAGTGAAATTGAATCTGCATTGGATCAATCTTTACAGCGCTTACAAACAGATTATATCGATTTATATCAATTGCATTGGCCACAGCGTCCAGTCAATTTCTTTGGTAAATTAGGTTATGGCAATGTTGAAGCCAACAGTGACCGTGAAGTGACAGATCTTGAAGAAACCTTAGTGGCGCTTAGCAATGAAGTGAAGAAAGGTCGTATCCGCCATATTGGTTTATCGAATGAAACGCCGTGGGGCACTTTAAAATTTTTACATTTGGCGGAAAAACATGGCTTGGAAAAAGTCGTCAGTGTTCAAAACCCATATAGTTTGCTAAATCGTACTTATGAAATTGGAATGTCCGAAATTGCCAAATATGAAGGTGTTGGATTACTCGCGTATTCGCCACTTGCATTTGGTTATCTAACGGGTAAATTCCGCAATGGAGCACGTCCTGCCAATGCGCGCGTGACCTTGTATTCTCGCTTTAGCCGTTATTCAAACCCTGAAAGTGAATGGGCAACGGAAGCATATGCACAATTGGCTGAAAAGCATGGTTTAAGCCTCACTCAATTGGCACTCGCATTTATTAAACAGCAGTTCTTTGTGACCAGTACCATTATTGGTGCGACCAACTTAGATCAATTGAAAGAAAATATTCAGGCATTTGAGATCAATTTATCTGAAGAGATTCTGCAAGAAATTGATGCCATTCATCGCCAACAACCGAATCCAGCACCCTAGATTTCAGACTGTAACGCTTAAAAAAGCTTCCTTAATTGGAGGCTTTTTTATTTGCGAGTGAAAACCTTAATTTTTATCAGGATAACACTTGAAATGGAGTGAAAAGATACCAATATTAACACAGAGATCTACCTTTGTTTTTTATTAAGTTTTTGAAAAATATTGAAATTATTTTAAAACGGCATTGAAAAATACAAAATCATTCCCATCTATAGAACAAGTTAAAAATTTGTTGTGAGGAATAACAAGAATGGCTTTTGAGAAATTTACCAACCGCCTACAGCAGACCCTGACCGATGCCCAAGTCTTAGCCATGA encodes:
- a CDS encoding tetratricopeptide repeat protein; its protein translation is MKVQIVYLLLAATLLSGSAAISAKTIQEPFIPAIAGLQSKAMLLGFAKNQYDLGMAYYDETKIPRNTAKAIEWLTLASEKNYAPAKVTLAKMLLTGDGVKPNQALAMQLLQQAVGQGDEQAKQILKNIANVSAASQQYSAVDQTLLCKGWHTQNMTIPFFLEQLSRDDVEGKAHKNIETQLKQNYIQQDVYKYYPEYKDAEGDIPYIQIFLPKNVNTSLFNKIELTNHYGYGFNFEGTIRPSESIEKLKKLIEDRDKIQLKQLNAEQFNRDLRQMNLFHSRQNYDAAGKITEKLTAQFQNSYLIHKDNLQSLYFASKPRDADNYFWEFIYLTKLKNGNVQMICGVTS
- a CDS encoding NADP-dependent isocitrate dehydrogenase gives rise to the protein MAGGKSTIIYTLTDEAPLLATYSLLPIIETFTKPAGVEIVKSDISVAIRVLSEFSDCLTEAQKVPDNLAELGRLTQDPDTNIIKLPNISASVGQLTACIKELQSKGYALPDYPENPTTEEEKSIKTRYSKCLGSAVNPVLREGNSDRRAPAAVKNYVKKHPHSMTEWKQWSQTHVSHMDEGDFYHGEKSMTLDRARNVKMELITNSGKTIVLKEKVALKDGEIIDSMFMSKKALCDFYEKELDDCKEAGILFSLHVKATMMKVSHPIVFGHCVRIYYKEAFEKHAKLFEELGINVNNGMAGLYEKIETLPTSQREEIIRDLHACQEHRPALAMVDSAKGITNFHSPNDVIVDASMPAMIRGGGKMWGADGKPYDCKAVMPESTFARIYQEMINFCKWNGNFDPQTMGTVPNVGLMAQKAEEYGSHDKTFEISEAGIANITDLETGEVLMSQNVEEGDIWRMCQVKDAPIRDWVKLAVTRARNSGMPAIFWLDPYRPHENELIKKVEKYLKDHDTEGLDIQIMSQVRAMRYTLERVARGLDTISVTGNILRDYLTDLFPIMELGTSAKMLSIVPLMAGGGMYETGAGGSAPKHVQQLVEENHLRWDSLGEFMALAVSLEEMGIKENNERTKLLAKTLDQATGKLLDNDKSPSRRTGELDNRGSHFYLAKFWAEELANQDQDAELKAKFAPLAKTLAENEDKIVAELAEVQGKPVDIGGYYAVDQEKVNAVMRPSATLNAALASVQ
- a CDS encoding TonB-dependent receptor family protein — protein: MKKHSLGFKQPVLVSMLMAAYSNSTYAQDFEQHPSHAQNIQLAPLLITVDAESNEDASTQKLQRVAGATNMISSQDIKQNRLANTEDILKLQPGIYAKSAGNEGVKVSIRGSGINRAPGAHASGVFVLLDDIPFTGPGGTPYELLEPLWLSRAEVYRGANGFDVGALALGGAINYQTHTGLDAKKLQLRTEIGGHGYQRYALSSGQQIDDLDYYISLNTSRYDGYQNHAAGDSQGVAANVGYQISPEIETRFYLRYRETEHQTPGRLTKDQIENAPQSANPNNLEWDAKRIQPGSTWFANKTTFKLKDDAELVASLAYHNYPMDLQESPYRVDVTYSDVTASLNYKKPHVLFDRESIFKILLRSTTHRPDTGVIESLRSDLNGFEAGTVTRKFTYRGSDNVLQFSHDLALTQDLHLQTGLAAIYTHRESEVYYPYTGEKLSEYDWNFAPRLGLLYALTPTLQLYSNVSRSIEPAHPWSMIWGSNQYFPDNSGAATDRQRAPIHLDTQTAQTVEFGGRGESRFGQWDLSYYYAKVKNELLNVEISQEPSSVIAESNASDTIHQGVEFGLISPLFSSEQWGDLSFRQAYTYSDFHYKNDPIFGKNQLAGLPKHLYQAQLKFDFPQGFYAAIDAEYRSELPVDYANSFKADAYTLWGASLGYQAADQQWNAWLDFKNLSNTRYAATVTPGYDDAGKDIARSTSGESFSTYAGITFNF
- the crp gene encoding cAMP-activated global transcriptional regulator CRP; protein product: MTSNFSQLSTDALSPGQLPDSVKALLKRAYINRYPKRTTIIDAGSESKSLYLILKGSVSIILREDDEREIVVAYLNAGDFFGEMGLFESNPQRTAEVRTRDVCEIAEITYENFHELSKQYPDLSYAVFAQLVRRLKNTTRKVTDLAFIDVSGRIARCLIDLSAQPEAMILPNGRQIRITRQEIGRIVGCSREMVGRVLKTLEEQGMIETDGKAILIFDVSLEPADAATDELDDE
- a CDS encoding NADP(H)-dependent aldo-keto reductase; this translates as MQFKPLADSGILVPEICLGTMTFGEQNTQQQAFEQLDYALDQGLNFWDTAEMYPVPPKPETQGSTEQIIGNWIAARGGRDKLILATKIAGPSQGGSHIRDGQTKFIASEIESALDQSLQRLQTDYIDLYQLHWPQRPVNFFGKLGYGNVEANSDREVTDLEETLVALSNEVKKGRIRHIGLSNETPWGTLKFLHLAEKHGLEKVVSVQNPYSLLNRTYEIGMSEIAKYEGVGLLAYSPLAFGYLTGKFRNGARPANARVTLYSRFSRYSNPESEWATEAYAQLAEKHGLSLTQLALAFIKQQFFVTSTIIGATNLDQLKENIQAFEINLSEEILQEIDAIHRQQPNPAP
- a CDS encoding OsmC family protein, whose product is MQTSVHWLENVAFEAKTQSGHSVIMDGSPEYGGENRGPRPMELLLTGLGGCASFDIVTILKKARQEITDVRCELKAERADTIPAVFTKIHLHFVITGKAVKEKQVAKAVELSAEKYCSASKMLMDGGVEISHDFEVLEAE